The nucleotide sequence aaaattagcctggtcattaaggcccaaactagctgcagcacaaaggggttaagggtgggttcagactacgcaATACACGCGGATAAATTCCGGTGGATTCTGTCGCTCGTAcccgtgacatgtcaattcttttggcggaatgcggatttCTCCCTCCCATAAAATTGAGTCTATGGGGCGGGCCGACATGAGCACCGGAATCTGCCGGAACTTAcctgtgcggattccgtagtctgaacacaCCCATAGTATGTATTTCCTGCCCTGGTACGCTGCAATGATGACTAATCCCTCTGGTCTAAATGAATTCCATAAACTCTTAAAGAGTGcaagtcattaaaaataacttttgacatgtcatcaggcatgtatAACGTTATtagcaggagatatagccagagaGAGCGTGCAGCAGCTTCATAATCCATTTCTCAGCTGGTTCTCCTGATtggctaattctgacaatgtaagtctatataAGGCTTCATTATGggacagtgattagctgagtggcctgtcacttcagagacagatgTAGAAGCTTCAGTGGCGGTTCCGGTCAGAGGAGGACAGACGGGGAAGTCTGTGAGattacattgttggaattagtgAGCGACCAGGGAGTGGGTTGCGCTGCTGTTGCGCGCTCTCTTTCTCCAGTTATATCTCCTGGTTGCAGCGGGTCTGATGGCAGGTCCAAatctatttttaaccccttaaagacagcccTTTGATGTCCAggtccccgccttctaagagccatagcgcttttatttttccacctaaagggctggttggggtgtcattttttttgcgccatgatctctagtttttatttataatatattggtgtagcagaaaaatgttaattgctttttataaatttttttctgatatattatttaataaaatcattaatcctggtgtgtgtttttttttttcttctgtttacaccgttcaccgtgcgggaacaataatgttatattttaatagaactgacaattccgcacgctataaTATGTAATttgtttattataatttttatttttttaatatctttatttttataatgggcaagggggtgttttaaagttttattgggaggggaaggggtttttaatacttttaaaaacttttatttatgaAGCTTACCCCCGCTTGTCGGCACAAGTGATCGGGacatgcgggggtcccgatcactcagtgacagatgcttgttctgtcactgagtacaaggggttaaggggttaatgagacacagctgcctttcattacctccggccccagacacactgatgtgtgcggtgccactctcactgcagcagtcccgcacacgtCAGatgcccctgaagtcaggaacgtatatttacattcctactgcacggggtatgtgcattaggaacgtatatatacagattgctgacgggaaggggttaatgacagtggCTCTTTGAAAGGCTTGGAGTAAGGTGCAGACAGTAAAAATATGGCACAGGTAGCAACACAACAAACATCCTATGGATGGGGGGTGTTGGCTCCTGACTGGTCAGGAGTGGCCAAACTTCCTTTGACCTGTCATTATTGAAACTGATTAAATCTTCTTTTCTAGGCTGTTTCCATTACGAGAATATGGGATGAACTCATATGCCAAACCCCTGACGCTGAATGAAATTGAGGTAACAGGAACTTCTTATATAatatacaaatatgcacacaCGGTATATTTGTTAGCTGACTGCTAATCAGCCTCCTGTATTTTACCTCTGTTACTTCTTTGGCTCTCCTAGATGATGATGAAGGATAAGGTCGTCATGGACCGGTTCCTTAGAGCGTACAAACTCATGCTGCAGTTCTACGGCATTGAACTTATAAGTGATGAGACTGGAGCAGTGCAGCGGGCAGAGAAGTGGGAGGAGAGATTTAAAAACCTAAATTAGTAAGTAATTTATTTATCaataagaaataattgacatatcagaagtttttattGTTTTGGGGTCTGAGTGGTTAGAACCCTTACCAATGAGTAGTACGAGCAAGGAGAGCAGCACTTCTGTCATGATACAGCCCCATAGAATTACATTATGAGATCACCTCAGTCATGTAACAAAAAGCTGGGAGAGAACAAGCAAAGTACAGATTTCTCCTGGTGTGTAATTGGTCAGTCTATGACATATTATTTTGACAGCATCCCTGGGAGTTGTATATGAAACTCCAGGCTTTCAGACGTGGCTGTCACAAAGCTTGTAGGCTAGATACATGCCTCTTCATAGGGCAGATCCACCATAGCCCATACTGTGGCTCATCTGATCATTTGTGAGTGCATTCTATTACCTCCCATTGCTTTAATAGGGGCTCTAGATAGGCATTGTCCACAGAGGAAGGCCCCATATTCGGATGGATCACTTTTTACAGGACAGATGTGTCATTCCAAAGTCCCTGGTGGCCGTATTTGTGACATTGACCTGTAATAATGGACCATTTAGAAAACCTTCCCCCTGGTCCCCACAGATGGTTTTTAATAATTCttcttatttgtatagcaccaactgattccgcagcactttacataattGGTCTACTtaggtccctgtccccattagggctcacaatctaaatttacctaatttatctgtatgttttttaggTGTGTGAGGAAACCCACACCAACAGGAAGAGctcatacaaactctttgcaaatGTTGCCCTCGGTCAAGGCCCATGGCAAAGTCCACATACAGACATATGGTTCTGGTTGCCAGGGTCAGACCTTAGCCCCTTTCTTAGGTGGAAATCATAAACCAGCCCCCTCTAATCTATGGTTCTGTCTTCCTTACAGTCACAGCCACAACAACCTGCGGATCACCCGGATCCTGAAGTGTTTGGGGGAGATGGGCTACATTCATTTCCAGGCCCCTCTGGTCAAGTTTTTCCTGGAGGAGACCTTAATTAGAGACAAATTACCCAATGTGAAAAGAAGCGTATTAGACTATTTCATGTTCGCCGTGAAGGACAAGCACGAGCGCAGGAAGCTGGTGCACTACGCCTGGAAGAACTACAAACCAAATAATCACCAAGACAGGTTTATCTGGGGACCGGTGGAGAAGATCAAACAATTCCAACACTGGGAGAATGATGTGAATGTGGGCTCTGAGGAGCCGCAATGTGACATCAAAAAGAATAGAGAATCCAAAGTTTATAAGAACGACAATAAGGGGCAACCGATTCTCAGCATCCATGGTGGCAGAGCCAGAGACGACACTGTCACAGTGAATCACCATGGCCCCAAGGTAGAAAAAGCCATCAGCAGGGTGTTGATCCCTATGGAAGAGAGAGGCGGCTTATCAGAAAACAGTCCAGACCAAAATCTGGAGGTCAAAAATGACCGAAGCACCCCACTTTTTACAGATGCCAACTCCTCGAATGCAAAAAAAGAGAAGTTTGATGGTGAGGATGCCAAAGAGGATTCCAGTAAGGAAGAAGTCATCAAGAAGAGCGAGTTTGACCAAGAGTCAGAGGTCAATGGTCTCCCCAGCCAAAATGCAGAGAAGAAGCAAATCCAAGGAGATCATCGGAAAAGAAAGATGCCAGACAGTAGTTCCATAAGCTCTGCGGCTGATGGCTGTACTGCTGGAGATGCCACCGGATCCTGTCACAGTGCCAGTCTGCGCCAGGAAGAAGGAGGTCAAGTGGATGGTGTAGAAGACAAGGTGAAGAAGCTAAAACTGGGGGAAAAACAAAACCCATATCATTCTAATGGGTTGGAAGAGGACAACCCCCCAGATGACACCACTCCCAAAGAAATGGACGAGAATCCGGCTTCACCGAACTTAGAATGTAACTCAACAGAACATTCCCAGGATCTCCATACTGATGAGTAGTGAGGTGGTATCTTGTAGGTTCTAAATTAGAATTGATCCAGTTCAGGGCTGGGCGGTGGCACAGAAGCGGATGAGCCTCTGCTAGGGGTGCAGCCGACATTACCAACCCCTCATATAGACCAGCAATTGTCCAGGGTCTTGGAAGATCTTCAGGTTCAACTGCAATGTTATCCATAGTTCCATCCTGTCACCTGACAGAGGAGTGCTAAGAGAGTCGGACTCCTGTCTGTCTTCTCTGCCGCCTTAATAGCACATCCCGGCAGGATGGCGCCAACaaatgtgatatttttttttccagtatgaTCTATAATTCTTGGCTGAGGAGTGAGCTCCTTTTCTGACCTGCTCGCTCCTAGCTTTCCTGACAGCAGAGACAATGTGGAACCGTTTTATTTCTCTATCGGTGCTAGTAGGTATTTTGCAGTCTTTTTTCAGTGACTTGCTAAACATTGAAATGTTTCACttatcgagggggggggggggggaagaaaaattTCTGTCTAGATATCTATATAATATTGTGACAGCGGATGGGCCTAAAGTGGGGCAGTCCCTGGCTCACTTGTCCGAGGGCGGCCATAGTACTTTTGTCTCAAAAACAGGTACAAGATGTCATTGTTAAATTCAATCCTGGCAAAGTTGGtagacaaccaatatggcctcaTTGGAGTTgtcactacagatgagcgaacctcgatcatgctcgagtcaatccgaacccgaacgttcggcatttgattagccgtggctcctgaagttggataaagccctaaggctatgtggaaaacatggatacagccaatgactatatccatgttttccagacaaccttagagctttatccaagttcagcagcccccgctaatcaaatactgaacgttcgggttcgggtggactcgaacctgaacccggttctctcatctctagttgtcactCATCTTTATTGCCAGATTTGCTGTATAGAAATCTGGGAGGAGGTCTTAGGGGTCACCCAGCTGTCCCAGAAACGATGACTGTCGTATCTAGATCTGAAGTTCTGTTCTGATTTGatttataatgtgtatatatatttatattatgtttTCCTGATACACAGCACCAAGTCCTCTGCAAAGCCAATTACATGATACATTCTGGCTGCCTACTGccactagtggtggctgcaggtaacTGCATGTTATCTTTTACCTCTATGCCTATGCAGGGTATTTGGAGCAACATATCGGAGACACAGGGCTCCGACCACCTAGGAAAATTAGGAAACAAATCTGCACCGAAGGGTGGATCAGAATAGGTGGACGTTCCCTTTTTAGGAGGCATTTTCTGCTTTGCCATGGATCCCACCGATAGACTTAGTAGCCACAGGGGCTTGGACTTTCAGGTATTGCCTGGTATATAagtgggtggggggaggggtggcagCTTTTTAATGATTTGTATGATATCTTTCTGTGGACGGGATTCTGTTCGGCTTTTGTTTATTGTTTGTaaattgaagaagaaaaaaatcaaaaatgagAATTTGGGGTCTGTGTCATTTGTTCCTGCGGAATGTATCAGGGGGCCGTGGAATTTTCACTGTATACTaagggagggagggtggtagTGCGACATCATCGGCACATGGTGGCCATATGTGTTAACCATAGAGCTGGGGCAGGTTATAGGGTCTTTGTGAGGTCAGCAAATGTGACCCTACAGATGAAGACTGCAGTGATGTGTCCCTCAAATCTGACATAGCTGTGCCAATGATGATGTCAAGACCTTAGAGATCAATGGGCCCATACCAGCCGGATCTTCTGTTATGGCTTTGTAGGCTCGGAAAAGCGTAGTGGCAACTAATATGACTGCCATTGCAGCGCCTGGAATCCTGGAAAGCACATTGGTCTAGGCATGCAGTGACATAGCAGCCATGGCCACATATTCCTACCTGGCATGACAACTcgtaatggcagccatattggttggcgCTCACTAAACACTCTGCAAGGACCGTACTCTCCTAGGCTTGGATAGAGTGCATCCAGCAGGTCATAGCAGTGCCATAAAACATAATTGGCAGCTGAGTTGATCATCAGCAGTATCCCTTAAGcctaatacttctcacagctgaggcttTGTTACAGTTGCATCCAATCTAGACctcctgatacattgtaacaaccaGAGAAcagctgtgtgatgctgtgtttaactctaatgctgcgtttacatgaaacgataattggcccgatcgtacgattaacgttgtcagagtaacgatttttttttcataccgatcagcgtttagacggtaagatatatcgtacggaaaatttgttttgctatcattttgcgatcgcgcgcccgcagcctggtcccctgctcatccgcaggcCCGGAGTGGCGGGCGGCCAGACTATCGctcgacgactgtttacacggaacgatcggcgaattttttgcgaacgacgatttgataacatgttgaaagatcaaaattaacgatttctcgttcgccgtttgatcgttcgctgcgttaacaggtacgattatcgttcgaatttgatcattatcgtgcaaatttgcacaataatcgttacgtgtaaacgcagcataagggtataaacccacacaccgtatacgcagcgtatttactgctgcgatacgcagcaaatacgcagcagattagatctaaataactgaacacagcatcaaatctaaaccatcaaatctgctgcgtatttgttgcatatctgctgtgtatacggtgtgtgggtttgtaccctattaGGCTGcggttacacagagagatttatctggcagatcttcaaagccaaatccaggaacagactataaacagagaacaggtcataaaggaaagacagggatctatcctcttttcaaatcctttcctggctttggcttcaaaaatctgtcagataaatctctcatgtaaacacaccattattgATTTGCCTGGAAAagaaacaaaccctcagctgtgagatggCTCAGTAGAGATCTTGTTGgattttaaagaacattgccattcactgacagcaagctgcGATCTCCGTGTACATTATTCCATAAGGAGTTTTTCTTTTTGTAAGAGACGAACATTGGGAAGCACTTTATTACTTCTTTGTACAGCAGTGGATTATAGCAGCTGAAGTAGTCTCTTCATTAGCAGCGTGCTGTCACATTCCTCACTGCTCAGCCACAAAGCAAATTGCTGCAAACCACAAGATCACCCTatatgctccatatcactatatacaggttatatcagctgtatataaataattatataccAGCATGCTGATACATTGTAATGATGACAGGAGCACTGTTTTTTTACTGGTGTATTTtgctcacagaggattttctacACTTGATATAACTGTAATAAGACACATTACATCTGTACGGGTTTTCAGCCTCTAAAAATAAAGTTGTGTTTCCATTTACAGAGAAGAAGCTGAAATCTTGAAATGAGCTGGAAGTATATCAGGAAAGTTCATCATGACGTGATGAAAGCTTCTATCCATAGTGATGCGGAGACACAGCTACAGGGGTCGCAGTTATGAATGAGCACAAAGCTGTACACTAGCACTGACGCCACTCTAATGATATAGCCGGATGCTCTGAAACTGTTCTGCCTGATCACCTAGAGAACTGTGTGGCTGTACAATTACAACAGCACGGTCCTCCCTTTAGGAAAGAGTGAAAAGAGAACATTACCATCGGGATATTGCTGGAGCCTGGAGAGGTGAGTAATGCGGAGTATGCCGAAGTAATCTGCAGCCTTCAACCAGGaatcttaaaggggatatctggagagcaggaaagcttTCCCCCTCTGTCTGTTGTGGCCACTTTAGGCATTATTTGCCCGTTAAACTATGTCTGCACGTAATGTCCAATAGCTGAGGTATCAGCACAGACAGGCAGACGGAGGAAGTGGAGCACTGGAGAGCAGACAAGGTAGGACCAATAGCTCTCCAgaaagagaaactaacagcagcttctgtatctaacctgctgatatgtccctatagcacacaacGTGCTAAGTATCAAGGTAAGTTTCTTAACTTGATGCCAGTTTATGGATTTTGTAGTTTAGTGCATATGTTAATTGGGTGGTTTAGTGGAAACGAGGGGTGGGATGGCCCATCCCTTCCAATGAATATTGGGGCAGTGGTCTGCATTGACGTCACTTCAGCATTTATCACTGCAGAATGAGCATTCATTAAAGGGGGGTGGTCTGGCTGGCATGGATCAGTGccctgagggtggtagtcccgcccccagtgtgccAAACCACCTTatttgcatatggattaaactgcaAGGTACACAAAAACGGCAAAGAGGATCAAGGTAACAAAATcactttcatcctcagctccttgtgtgctatagggacataacagcaggttagatgcttctaacctactGATTTTAAAATTTCAGTTTTAAAATGTCACGACGGCTCAATGCAGGGTCagcagggagctcctctgttgtcTGGAAATTTGACTCTCCATTGATACTGACATGCAATAAGGCCAGAAAGTGCGCAGTCCTCATTGGATCCAGTAGGGGTCACATGCATTATGGGCTCATAGTGTGTCTGCACTTCCAGAATAAGCGGAACTCACTGCTAATCTGTCAGTGGGACG is from Dendropsophus ebraccatus isolate aDenEbr1 chromosome 14, aDenEbr1.pat, whole genome shotgun sequence and encodes:
- the LOC138772040 gene encoding opioid growth factor receptor-like, with protein sequence MSRDGGEDGWTSEYDSTWEDEEEDGRKEERARERRTQRRSTYPRRWRNRAARDLQCYRHGYREEHANDQSCTGETSKAMPNLEFYQNKKCFEPNGVLIEELLKEWEKDYPTLERNHSYIQWLFPLREYGMNSYAKPLTLNEIEMMMKDKVVMDRFLRAYKLMLQFYGIELISDETGAVQRAEKWEERFKNLNYHSHNNLRITRILKCLGEMGYIHFQAPLVKFFLEETLIRDKLPNVKRSVLDYFMFAVKDKHERRKLVHYAWKNYKPNNHQDRFIWGPVEKIKQFQHWENDVNVGSEEPQCDIKKNRESKVYKNDNKGQPILSIHGGRARDDTVTVNHHGPKVEKAISRVLIPMEERGGLSENSPDQNLEVKNDRSTPLFTDANSSNAKKEKFDGEDAKEDSSKEEVIKKSEFDQESEVNGLPSQNAEKKQIQGDHRKRKMPDSSSISSAADGCTAGDATGSCHSASLRQEEGGQVDGVEDKVKKLKLGEKQNPYHSNGLEEDNPPDDTTPKEMDENPASPNLECNSTEHSQDLHTDE